The genomic interval ACGTTGTAGGCGGTCTGTGCTCCGCCGCCCAGCCAGGCCAGTTCGCCCTCGTACACCTGGGTGGTGGCCGAGGCGGCCGGCAGGGCGAGGGTGAGACGGTCGACGATCGCGTCACCCTTCGTCACACGCTTGCCGTCCAGGCTCTTCGCGGCGAGCGTCAGGGTGTGCCTGCCCTTGGTGAGCTTCACCGTGGTGTCGGTGTGGTCCCACACCACCCACTTGTAGCCGAGCGGCAGATACAGCTGCTGCTCGCTGCCCGCCTGGCCGTCCACGCGCAGGAAGACATTGGTGGGGCCCTGTTCCTTCACCTTGTCGAAGGTGTTGAGGGAGTTGGCGAACACGCTCAGGTCGTAGGTGCCGTCCTCGGGCACGTCCACCGTGAAGTCGAGCGTGACGTCCGAGCCGGTGCGCAGCCCGCCCACGTCGTAGCCGCCGGAGGTGTAGAACTTCGACACGTCGGAGGTGGAGCCCTCCGGACCGTTCTTCGAGTAGCCGGACCCGGTGTGGGCGGCGTCCTCCGCCTCGTAGGAGCCCTGCCAACGCACCGGCGGTGACTGGGGCTTCGCGGCCTTCCCGGTCTTCGCCGCCGGGCTGAGCACGATCTCGTACGCCGAGGACTCCTTCAGCTTCGGCAGCGTGCCGTCACCGAAGTCCACGGTGACCGTGCCGTCGTCCGCGACCTTCAGGTTCGTCTCGGTGAGCAGCTTCGGGCCGGAGTGGTCGCCGACCTGCCCGCTCCACTCGATCTCCCGCACCCAGGCGTGCACGTTCTCGCCGAAGAGCTTCTTCGGGACACCCGCGAAGGTGATGTGCCCCTTGCCGGTGGAGCCGCCGAAGAGCAGCCGGGCCTGCTTCTTCTTCTCGTCGAGGGTGGCGACGCCCTGCATGGTGTAGTTCTCGCCCGGGAACGGCGGGGTCACCGACACCGTGTGCCCGCTCATCGAGGCGTACGAGTTCAGCAGCCACCACTGGCCGTTGCCGCGGTTGGACTGCACCGCCGAGTCGGAGAGGTTTCCGTCGATGTTCCAGTAGGCGATGTCGGCGTCCACCTTGGACTCCTCGATCGCGGAGACCCACTGGATCATCTGGCCGGGGACGGAGGTGTGGTAGTTGAAGGCGTACTCGTTGATGTTGACGGGGAGTTCGATGCCCTCGCGGTCGGTGCCCTTGAACAGCTCCTTCTCCCACACCCGGTACTTGGCCACGCTCGCGCGCACCGCCTCCGGGTGGCTCAGCTCGTGCCAGGTGATGACGTCCGGGAGGGTGCCCGCGGCCAGGGCGTGGGTGAGGAAGCCCTTCACCTGGTCATAGAGGATGCTGGTGTTGGGACCGGCGATACGGGCGTCCGGCATCCTGGTCTTGATGAGCTTGTACGCGGAGTCCCAGGCGGCGAAGTAGTCCTTGGGGTCGCTGAGCCAGCTGACCTTGTCGTAGCTCCACTCGCCGGTGCCGAACATGTTGCCCTCGGGCTCGTTGAACGGCACGAAGACGATGTTGTCCTGGTACTGCTTCGGCAGCTTCAGTACCTGGTCGACCTGCCCCGCGATCTTCTCCTCGTAGAGCCTGAGCTTCTCCGCGGGAGTGTCACCCGGCCACTCGTACGGGAAGCCGCGGTGGATGTCGGTCATGTAGATGTACACATCGCCGTCGGTGGAGTCGGCGAGCGGCTTCACCACGTCCAGCGCGTCGGCACCGGGGTGTTGCGGGCCGTCCTGGGCCTTGGTGGAGACCGTGCGCAGGCCCATGCCCTCGATGAGGTTGTTGGTGGGGACGTCCGGTCCGTACACGCCGTAGAGGGTGCCGGAGGCGCCGCCGTGGAACGCGCCGGTGTCCGAACCGAGGTCGACGGTGAGCTGCCCCTCGCGGACCACGGTGACGTTCGCCTTCACGCCGCGTCCGGCCGCCGTGCCGGCCACCGTGAACGTCCCGGGCTTGGCGTACTTCTCGGGCGGCACCGCCTCCCAGACGACGGGTGTGTCGCGGTCGTAGCCGTCGGAGAAGGTGGAGCGGACGGTGGCCGGGAGGGTCGGGGCGGTCCCGTCGGTCGTCCGGACGTCGAAGGAGGTCTGCGACAGGTCCTCGAGGGTCGGCACGGTCCCGACCAGGCCGGCCACCTGCTCGGCACTGAGCGCCGAGTGCCATACGGCGAAGTCGTCGACGGCGCCCTTGAGCAGCGGGTCGGGATAGAGGGACTTGCCTATGTAGCCCGCGGCGGTCGCCGAACTGCCCAGCAGGTCCTTGGCCTTGATGGCGGTGGCCGCGGAGGACACCGCCACACCGTCGAGGTACGTGGTGAGCCGGCCCGCGGTGGTGTCGAGGGTGACGGTGACCGTCCGCCAGGCGTCCGCGGGCAGCGGCGCGTAGCCGCGGACCTGGTTCTCCGCGCCGCCTCCGCCGGTGGTCACGGAGGTCTGGAACAGCCCGTTGCCGTTGTACGGGGTGCTGAAGAGGTACCTGCTGGTGTCCGTGCCCAGGTCGAAGATGCGCTGCCAGGACGACTTGTCGCCGCTCCACTTCACCCGGGCGGAGACGGTCAGGTCGCTCGCGTCGCCGACCACCTCGCGGGGCAGCCGGACATAGGCGCCGTCGGAGGTGGGCGCCCCGCCGGGCAGGGCCAGCGCCCTGCCGCCGTCCGCGCCCGCCACGGACTGGGCCGTCGAGCCGTTCACCAGGCTCGCCGTCAGGCCGTTTCCGGAACTGTCGGTGATCTTTCCGGAGGCGAGGTCGTCCTGGTCGAAGGTGTAGCGGGCGGCGGGCCCGGGCGCCTCGGCCGCGTGCGCGGACACGGCGGGGGCGGCCAGCAGGCCCGCGCCGAGGGCCAGCGCCATGGCGGCCGGCGCCCGGCGGCGCGTGGATCTGTCGGGGGATGACATGGAGAACGTCCTCAATCGTCGTAACGGGTTCAGGTCGGCCCGCCTCGGGGCGCCGTCGAACCGATTCGATCCGGGCGGGTGCGGGGGAAGAGGCGTGTGCGGGGGGAAGGGGTGGGGCGGCTCTACGGCGGCGCGCGGCGAGGGAGCCGCGAGGGGCGACCGCGCCGAACCGGTTCGGCGAAGCTAGCACCGGGACATCCGGCCAGCAATGCCTACGACACAGGGATCTCACGGTCCCACGGGGCCCCGTCGGCGATTACGTCGAGAGTATTGACAGGCGCCCGGGCAGTTCCTACGTTCACTTCCACGCGAACCGGTTCGACAAGCCGGTCGCCCGTCCCGAGGAGTCGCCGTGAACATCGGTGAGATCGCCCGGCGGGCCGGTGTCTCGCGCAGCACCGTGTCCTACGCGCTGAGCGGCAAGCGCCCCGTGTCGGAGGACACGCGCCGGAAGATCCAGCGCATCGTCGACGAACTGGGCTACCAGCCCAGCGCCAGCGCCCGCGCCCTGGCCAACGGCCGGACCAGCACGATCGGTCTGGTGTTCCCGCCCGCCGGGAACCACTACACGGGCATGCAGCTGGACTTCATCGGCAGCGTGGTGGAGGCCGCCGCGGCCCACGACTACGACGTGCTGCTGTCGCCCAGCGGCGTCGACAGCGACCGTTCCTTCCAGCGGCTGCTGGGGGAGCGGAGGGTCGACGGCGCGATCCTGATGGAGATCCGGCTGGAGGACGACCGGGCCGATCACCTGGCCGCGCTCGGCTTCCCCTCCGTCGCCATCGGCCGCACCGCCCACCCGGAGGACGGCTGGTACGTCGCCCTGGACCACACCGCGCTGGCGGCGGCCTGCGTCCATCACCTCGCCGACCTCGGCCACCGCCGCATCGCCTTCGTCAACCGGCCCGAACAACTTTTGAGGACCGGATACGAGTCCGCCCACCGCGGCCTGGACGGCTTCACCAAGGCCGCGGCCGAACGCGGGCTGACGGTCCGCACGTACTGCTGCGGGGACGACGCCGCCGCGGGCCAGGCCTGCCTGGAACAGATCCTGCACGACGACCCGGCCACCACGGCCCTGGTCACCCTGAACGAGGCCGCGCTGGGCGGCCTGTACCGGGGGCTCGCGCACGCGGGCCGCCATGTGCCGCGCGACTTCTCCGTCACCGGGGTCGTCGCCAACCGCTGGGCGGAGACGGTGACCCCGCAGCTCACCGCCGCCGACGTACCGGCGGCCGAGATGGGCCGGCTCGCCGTCGACCTGCTCGTGGAGCGGCTGGACCACTCCGACGCGCCGCCCCGGCAGCACCTCCTCACCCCGCCGATCTCGCTGCGGGCCAGCACCGGACCCGCAGGAGTCCCGCAGACCTGATCAGGTCCTCCGAGCACTCGTCACCCCGCCGCACGCCCGAACGCCAGGTACCCGAGGGCGTGTTCGCGGTTTCCCCGCGCGACCCACCGCCGCGGCACCCGCATGCCACAAACCGAAGGAACCCGCCATGAACAGCTTCTCCGGACGACGCCGTCCGACCGCCGCGGTCCTGATCTCCCTGGCCGTCGCCACCGGAGTCACCGCCTGCGGCTCCGGCTCGGGCAGCAGCGGCTCCGAGGGCGCCGACGGCAAGACGTACACCGTCTGGGACCCGTACCCGCAGTTCGCCAAGGGCTCGGCCTGGACGAACCTGCTGGACAAGTGCGGCACCCAGGCGGGCGTGAAGGTCAAGCGGACGGCGTTCGACACCAGCGACCTGACGAACAAGGCCCTCCTGGCGGCCCAGCAGGGCAACTCCCCGGACCTCCTCATCGTCGACAACCCGGTCGTCTCGACCCTGGCCGAGGCGGGCGTCCTCACCACGACCGACGACAACAAGCTGGACACCTCGAAGACCGACCCCAACCTCCTTGCGGCCGGCCAGTCGGGCGGCAAGACGTACGGCACCCCGATCGGCGCCAACACCCTCGCCCTCTACTACAACAAGAAGGTCCTGAAGGAAGCCGGCGTCGACGTCGCCTCGGTGAAGGACTGGGCGTCCCTGACGGCGGCGCTGGAGAAGGTGAAGAAGGCGGGCAAGAAGGGCATCACCTTCTCCGCGATCGGCACCGAGGAGGGCAGCTTCCAGTTCCTGCCCTGGTTCTGGGGCGCGGGCGCGAAACTGACCCAACTCGACTCCGCCCAGGGCGAGTCGGCGCTCTCCCTGTGGAAGGGCTGGGTCAAGAGCGGCGTCGCCCCCAACTCGGTCCTCAACAACACCCAGACGACCAGCTGGCAGGAGTTCGCGACCGGCGAGTACGCCTTCGCGGAGAACGGCACCTGGCAGCTCGCGGGCGCCAAGAAGGCCGGCCTCGACTACGGCGTGCTCCCGATACCCGGCGCCTCCGGCGGCAGCGCGGCCGCCCCGACCGGCGGTGAGTTCGTCACCCTCCCGGTCCAGGACGACACCGGCCGCTACACCACCTCCCAGAAGCTGGCGACCTGCCTGACCAGCACCCAGAACCTGTACGACACCGACACCACCCTGTCCTACGTGGCCCCCACCACCGAGGTCCAGGACAAGCAGGTGGCCGCGAACGCCGAGCTGAAGCCGTGGGTCGACGCGGTCAAGGCCGCCAAGGGCCGCACCAGCGACGACCTGGGCACCAAGTACCCCAAGATCTCCGAGCAGATGTGGAAGGCCGTCCAGTCCGCGCTGAGCGGCTCCAAGTCCCCGAAGGACGCGATGGCCGACGCGCAGTCCGCCGTCAAGTGAGCACATCCCGGGGTCAGTTGATGAGTCAGACGACGACACGAGTACCGCGCCCGCGGACCGACTCCGACGGCGCGACCCCGGAGGCTCCGCGCCGTCCCGTCTCCCCGCAGTGGGCCGCCTGGGCCTTCCTCGCCCCGGTGACCCTCTACCTCGCCCTGTTCTACGCCTATCCGCTCTACCGCAACATCGACCTGAGCCTGCGCCACTACACCGTGCGCTCTTTCGTGCGGGGCGACGCGCCGTTCACGGGCCTGGCGAACTACCGGATGGTCTTCGACGACCCGACCTTCGCCCCGGCCCTCACCCACACCGTGGTGTTCACCGGCGTGTGCCTGGTCTTCCAGTACGCGATCGGTCTGGCGCTGGCGGTCTTCTTCCACCAGAACTTCCGGCTCTCGGCGACCCTGCGGGCCCTGTTCCTGGTGCCGTGGCTGCTGCCGCTGATCGTGTCGGCGTCGACCTGGTCGTGGATGCTCAACAGCGACTCCGGCATCGTCAACGCCGTCCTGCACGCCGTCGGCATCGGCCCGGTGAACTGGCTGACCTCGCCGTCCTGGTCGCTGGCCTCGGTGATCATCGCGAACATCTGGATCGGTGTCCCCTTCAACCTGGTCGTCCTCTACAGCGGCCTGCAGTCCATCCCCACCAGCCTCTACGAGGCCGCCGCCATCGACGGTGCGAACGCCTGGCAGCGCTTCTGGAGCATCACCTTCCCGCTGCTGCGCCCGGTCTCCGCCATCACCCTGCTGCTCGGGCTGGTCTACACGCTCAAGGTCTTCGACATCATCTGGATCATGACCAAGGGCGGTCCGGCCGACTCGTCCACCACCTTCGCCACCTGGTCCTACCAGCTCGGCTTCGGCAACCTGCTGCCCGCCTTCGGCCCCGGCGCCGCGGTCGGCAACCTGCTCGTCGTCGCCGCCCTGGTCTTCGGCCTGATCTACGTACGGGTCCAGCGAAAGCAGGCGCTGTCATGAGCACAAGGCCACTGAAGACCGCCCTCGGCCTGCTGCTGACCGCGATCATGCTCTTCCCGGTGTACTGGATGCTCAACGTGTCCCTCACCCGCGACCAGGACATGCGCAAGAGCCCACCCGACCTGTTCCCTGTGCACGGCACCCTGGAGGGCTACCGGGCCGTCCTCGACCAGCAGTTGCCCTACCTCGGCACCAGTCTCGTCATCGGTCTCGGCACCGTCGCCCTGACCGTGGCCCTGGCCGCCCCGGCCGGCTACGCGCTGGCCAAGCTCCGCCCGCGCGGCGGGGGAATGCTCAGCTTCCTCCTGCTGGTGGCCCAGATGATCCCCGGCATCATCATGGCGATGGGCTTCTACGCCATCTACCTGCAACTCGGCCTGCTCCAGTCGGTGCCCGGCCTGATCGTCGCCGACTCCACCCTGGCCGTGCCCTTCGCGGTGCTCATCTTCACCGCGTTCATGTCCACCATCCCCGGCGAACTCCTCCAGGCCGCGCAGATGGACGGGGCGCACGCCCTGCGCACCTTCTGGTCGGTCGTGCTGCCGATGAGCCGCAACTCCGTCGTCACCGTGTCACTGTTCGCGTTCCTGTGGTCCTGGTCCGACTTCATCTTCGCCAGCACCCTGGCGGGCGGCGGCGCCCACGAGCCGATCACCCTCGGCATCTACCACTACATCGGCAACAACAACCAGCAGTGGAACGCCATCATGGCCACCGCCGTCGTCGCCTCCCTGCCGGCCACGGTCATCCTCGTCCTCGCCCAGCGCTATGTGGCCGCCGGCGTGACCGCCGGCGCCGTCAAGGACTGACGTCCGCGGCGCCCCCCTTCCCCGATGATCACCGACGATCCCTGCTCGAGAAACGAGTGCCCCTTCATGACCGCCGACCGCCCCGGCCCGGCCTTCTCCGTCCAGGACATCCCGTTCAGCACGCACGGCTCCTGGTTCGGCATCTCCCCCGTGCTCGCGGAGAAGACCCGCGCCGAGGACCTCCACCTCGTCTCGCACCAGAACGGCATGCACCCCGTCCTGAGCCTCGTGCCGCTCGATCCCACGACCGGCGAGCGGGCCGAGACCCTGGTCGAGGCGACACCGGGCCTGCTGAGCTGGACCGGCGCGGACGGCCGTATCGACCTCGCCTACGAGACGCCGGACACCGTACGCCTGCGCGGTGCCGGTGCGTCGCTGCGGATCTCGGCGGCGGCCCGGACGCTGACCCCGTTCAGCGGGACGTACTTCTTCCGCGAACCGGCCGCCGACGCCTATGTGTTCACCTCGTACGAGACCGGCCGCCGTTACCGGGTCACCCTGCTGTCCGGCACGGTGGCCGAGGTGGCCGGTTCCCAGGCGCTGGGCGACGGTGAGCGCGGTCTCACGATCGGCGCCGAGGCGGACGGATCGTGGGAGATCGCGGTCGAGGAACTGGACACCGCCCGCCCCGCCTACGTGCCGGCGGCGGCCTTCGGCAAGGTCGTCGAGACCGCACGGAACTCCTTCGCGGACTTCGTCGACACCGTGGCCCCGTGGCGCTCCTCCGCCACCCCGGCGGCCGAACTCGCGGCCTATGTCCTGTGGTCGGCGACCGTACGTCCGGCCGGCCTGGTGACCCGGCCCGGCGTGCTGATGTCCAAGCACTGGATGGACAAGGTCTGGAGCTGGGACCACTGCTTCAACGCCCTCGCCCTGGCGCCCGGTTGCCCCGGACTGGCCTGGGACCAGTTCCAGCTGCCCTTCGACCACCAGGACGAGACCGGGGCGCTGCCCGACTCGGTCACCCACTCCGAGGTGCTCCACAACTTCGTCAAACCGCCCATCCACGGCTGGACGTTCGGCCGGCTGCGCCGTCGGCTGCCCACCCCCGTGGGGCGGGCGGAACTGACCGGGACGTACGACAGGCTGGCACGCTGGACGGAGTTCTGGCTCACCGCCCGGCGCGCACCCGGCGCCGCTCTGCCGCACTACCAGCACGGCAACGACAGCGGCTGGGACAACGCCACCACCTTCGACCCCGAACGGGTCGTCGTCACCGCCGACCTGGCCGCCTTCCTCACTCTCCAGCTGCACGAACTCGCCGACCTGGCAGCGCACTTGGAGAGGCCTGACGATGCCCGCCGGTGGACGCGGGCCGCCGAGGAGACGCAGCGGGCGATGCTCGACCAGCTGTGGACGGGGGACCGGTTCGTCGCCCGGGGCGTCGAGAGCGGCGACACCTGGGGCACGTCCAGCCTGCTCGACCTGATGCCGATCGTGCTGGGCGAGCATCTGCCGCCCGACATCAGCGACGTCCTGGCCGGCCGGATCGAGGCCCATCTGACCCCGTACGGCCTGGCCACGGAGCTGCCGACCTCGCCGCACTACCTCCCCGACGGGTACTGGCGCGGCCCGATCTGGGCGCCCGCCACGGTCCTCGTCGAGGACGGACTGCGCCGCGGCGGCCACCACCGGCTGGCGGACGAGGTCAGCGCCCGCTTCCGCGCCCTGTGCGAGAAGCACGGCTTCGCGGAGAACTTCGACGCCCTCACCGGCACGGGCCTGCGCGACCGCGCCTACACCTGGACGGCCGCGGCCTACCTCCTCCTCGCCGAGGCGCACGCACAGCGGGAGGGCCGGTGACGCCGCGGGACGGCCGGTGACGCCGACCACCGCTTGGCCCTCGACAAGTCCCGCTGACCGGCACCTGGGAGCTGCCGCTGGACCTCCTGGAGCGGCGGGTTCCCTGGGCGCGTGTTCAGTCGAGGACCGCGGTGGCCTCGATCTCGACGAGGTGGTCGGGGACGTCCAGTGCCGCGACGCCCAGCAGCGTGGCCGGCGGGACGGGGGTGACTCCCAGTTTCGCGGCCGCCCGCGAGATCCCCTCCAGGAGTTGGGGCATCTTGTCGGGCGTCCAGTCGACGACGTGGACGTTCAGTTTCGCCACGTCGTCGAAGGAAGCGCCGGCCGCGGCCAGGGCCGTCCCGACGTTGAGGTAGCTCTGCTCGACCTGCGCGGCGAGGTCACCCGCACCGACCGTGCGGCCCTCGGCGTCCCAGGCGACCTGACCGGCGACGAACACCAGCCTCGACCCGGACGCGACCGCCACCTGCCGGTAGACATCGATCTCCGGCAGTCCGTCGGGATTCAGCAAGGTGATGGACATTTTCTGCGCCTCCATGAGCGGGCACCCAAGGCCCTTGGTCTCTTCTGGTTACTGGAAAACCGTAAGAGAGCGATCGGTGACATGGAAGAACGCACTTTTCGGTGACTGGGGAACCCGTTGGTGACCTGGCAGCTCAGCAAGTGGAGCGCCGGTGAAAACCCTGTGGAAGCGGTGTCAGTGGGGCCGTTTATGCTGCACGGACGATCACGCGGGACCAGGGGAGGGCGCGGCATGTTCGGCAAGCTGTTCGGCAGGGATGCGGAGAGACCGGAGGCGAATCCGTACGCCCTGCCCGTCCCGCGCAGACAGAAGAACGGGACGTATCCGCTGCGCGCCCTCGGCGACACCCGGGTGCTCGCGCTGGTGGAAGCGGCCGACGCCGGTGACTGGGAGGCGGTGAAGGCGGCACTGGTCCCCTTCGATCTCGGCCGCGACCACGCGGTGCTCGGCGAACTCGCCGAGCTGGACGGTCTGCAGGACTGGATCGGCCGGGCTGTGGACGAGGACAAGGAACACCGGGCGACGGCCCTGCTGATGTCCGGGGCGCGCCACATCAGCTGGGGCTGGGAGGCGCGTACCTCCGCACGCGCCGTGAACGTCACGCAGGAGCAGTGGCGGATCTTCCACGAGCGGCTGGAGATCGCCGAGGAGCAGCTGCTCGAAGCCGCCGAGCTGCGGCCCGACTGGATCACCCCCTGGCGCCGCCTCCTCACCTCCGGCCGCGGCATGTCGCTCGGCCCCGCCGTCAACGAGACCCGGCGCGACGCCGCCCTGCGCCGCGACCCGCTGGACCTGGAGACCCACATCGAGTGGGTGTCCCAGTTGCAGCCCAGGTGGGGCGGCGAGCCCGGCCAGGCCCTGACGTTCGCCCGCGAGGCCTTCGCCGGTGCGCCCGACGGGCACCGCCTCGGCTGTGTGGTCGCCATGGCCCACATCGAGGAGTGGGTGGAGTCGGACAGCCGCGACCATCTCGACACCCCCCAGGTCCAGGAGGAGCTCAGAGAGGCGGCCCGGCGCAGCATTCTCCACCCCGCCTACGACAGGCCCCTCGGCTGGCAGGAGGACTTCAACATCTTCGCCATGGCGCTGGCCCTGTCCGCCGAGAGTGTCGTGGCCCCGCGGGTCTTCCACGAGCTGGGCGGCGCCTACACCTCGTGGCCCTGGACGTACATGGCCGAGCCGGAGAAGGCGTACGCCCGCTTCCGGCGCCGTGCCTGACCACGTCCCCGCCCGCCCCTTGCCGACGACCTCACCCCGGACTGCCCGATGACTCTGCCCGACACCCCTGCGAGCCCCGCCGACCGCACCTTCCAGGTGGACCTGCGCGGCCTCGTCGACCTCCTCTCCCACCACCTCTACTCCAGCCCCCGCGTCTACCTGCGCGAACTCCTCCAGAACGCGGTGGACGCGCTGACCGCCCGGCACAGCCTCGAACAGGGCGCCCCCGCCGACGTGTTCGGAATCCGCCTGTACGCCGACGGCTCCGTGGTACGCGTCGAGGACGACGGCGTCGGTCTCACCGAGGCCGACGTGCACACCTTCCTCGCCACGATCGGCCGCAGCAGCAAGCGCGCGGACCAGATCGCCGACCAACGGGCCGACTTCATCGGCCAGTTCGGCATCGGCCTGCTCTCCTGCTTCCTGGTCGCGGACGAGATCCACGTCCTCAGCCGCTCCGCCCGCACCCCCGACGCGCCCGTCGTGGAGTGGCGCGGTCGCGGCGACGGCAGCTACACCGTCCGCACCCTGCCCGCCTCCACCCGCCCCCGGCCCGGTACCACCGTCACCCTGACGCCCCGCGCCGACGCGGGCGAGTGGACCCGCCCGGCCCAGGTGCACGCGCTGGCCCGCCACTTCGGCTCCCTGCTGCGCCACCCGGTGACCTTCGACGACGGCACCGCAGGACCCGGCGACCGGGGCGCCCCCGTCAACCCCGAGCCCGCACCCTGGGCGCGCAGCCACGCCACCCCCGGAGCCCGCTCCCGCGCCCTGGCCGCGTACGGCGAGGAGGTCTTCGGGTTCACGCCGCTGGACACCATAGAACTGGACCTGCCGGCCGTGGGCCTGAAGGGCATCGCCTGCGTGCTGCCCGAGGCGGTACCGGCCGGGCGCCGCCACGGCCACCGCGTGCACGTCAAAGGCATGCTGCTGTCCGAGCAGGCCGAGGAGATCCTGCCCGACTGGGCGTTCTTCGTCCGCTGTGTCGTCGACGCCGAGAGCCTGCGCCCGACCGCGTCCCGCGAGTCCCTGTACGAGGACGACACCCTCGCCGCCGTCCGCGACGCGCTCGCCGAACGCCTGCGCGCGTGGATCGCCCGGGCCGCCGCCAGCGACCCCGAACTGCTCGGTCGTTTCCTCCAGGTCCACCACTTGGCCGTGAAGTCGCTCGCGGTGCACGACGACGAGATCATGCGGATGCTGCTGCCCTGGCTGCCGTTCGAGACCACCGACGGGCACGCCACCCTCGACGAGTTCGCGCGCACCCACCGCACGGTGCTCGTCACGTCCAGCGTGGAGGAGTTCCGCCAGGTCGCGGCGATCGCCTCGGCCGCCGGCCTCGGCGTCGTCAACGGCGGCTACACCTACGACCGTCAACTGGTCCACCGGCTGCCGGAGATCAGGCCCGAGGTCACTGTCGCGGACCTCGACCCCGGGACCCTCACCGCCCACCTCGACCCGGTGGACCGCGAGACGGAACTGGCCGCCTCGGCCTATCTCGCCCAGGCCCGTGACGCCCTCGCCGTCTTCGACTGCGATGTCGCGCTGCGCACCTTCCAGCCCGCCTCCGCCCCCGCCCTCCTCCTCGACAGCCGCGAGGCCCGGCACGAGCGCACCCGCTCCCAGCTCGCCCGCGAGCAGCAGGGCGGCGTGTGGGGCGACATCCTCGGCGCCCTGCGCCAGGAGGCCCCGCGCGCGCAGCTGATCCTCAACCAGCTCAACCCGCTGGTGCGCACCGCCGTCACCATCGACGAGCCCGAGCTGGCCCGCACCAGCGCCGAAGCCCTCTACGGACAGGCCGCGATGCTGTCCCGGCGCCCGCTCAGGCCCGCCGAGTCGAGCCTCATCAACCGCTCCTTCCTCGACCTTCTCGCCCACGCCCTCCGCAAGGACAGCTGACGATGCCCACCGCGATCCAGACCACCGACGAGCTGTACCAGGCGCTCCAGGACAATGACCAGCGTCCCTACGGCCGTACCCGCACCGTCACCGCCGAGGAACTCGTCGACGTCGCCGAGCAGTTCGAGGAGCCCGTCCCGCTCGTCCACGCGCTCCTCGAACTCCAGGAGGCGTACACCTACGGTTCCGAGCCCCGGAAGTCGCCCGTCGTCTTCGCCCGGCTGCTCACCCTCTTCGACGAGCAGCCCGACGTCTTCGACGAGCGCCTGCGCCACATGGTGTTCTGGCGGTTCAAGTGGGTGGGCCACGCCCTGCGTCAGCTGCCCGAGATACCGCTGGCCAGCCTCCGCCAGTGGCTGACGGAGATGCGCGACCGCTACGAGAAGGCCGGCCTCGGCCTCCAGCCCTACTACGGACAGGCGTACCAGCTCGCCGCCCACGTGGGCGAGGACACCACCCTCGCCTACGAGTTGTGGGCGGGCCGCACCCGCACCCGGCTCAGCGACTGCGAGGCCTGCGAGATCTGCGAGCGCGCCCTGTTCCACCTCGCGGCGGGCGACGACCAGCGGGCCCTGCGCACCTGGGAGCCCGTCCTGAACGGGAAGGAGTCCTGCCAGGAGGAGCCGGC from Streptomyces sp. CC0208 carries:
- a CDS encoding extracellular solute-binding protein; amino-acid sequence: MNSFSGRRRPTAAVLISLAVATGVTACGSGSGSSGSEGADGKTYTVWDPYPQFAKGSAWTNLLDKCGTQAGVKVKRTAFDTSDLTNKALLAAQQGNSPDLLIVDNPVVSTLAEAGVLTTTDDNKLDTSKTDPNLLAAGQSGGKTYGTPIGANTLALYYNKKVLKEAGVDVASVKDWASLTAALEKVKKAGKKGITFSAIGTEEGSFQFLPWFWGAGAKLTQLDSAQGESALSLWKGWVKSGVAPNSVLNNTQTTSWQEFATGEYAFAENGTWQLAGAKKAGLDYGVLPIPGASGGSAAAPTGGEFVTLPVQDDTGRYTTSQKLATCLTSTQNLYDTDTTLSYVAPTTEVQDKQVAANAELKPWVDAVKAAKGRTSDDLGTKYPKISEQMWKAVQSALSGSKSPKDAMADAQSAVK
- a CDS encoding LacI family DNA-binding transcriptional regulator, which encodes MNIGEIARRAGVSRSTVSYALSGKRPVSEDTRRKIQRIVDELGYQPSASARALANGRTSTIGLVFPPAGNHYTGMQLDFIGSVVEAAAAHDYDVLLSPSGVDSDRSFQRLLGERRVDGAILMEIRLEDDRADHLAALGFPSVAIGRTAHPEDGWYVALDHTALAAACVHHLADLGHRRIAFVNRPEQLLRTGYESAHRGLDGFTKAAAERGLTVRTYCCGDDAAAGQACLEQILHDDPATTALVTLNEAALGGLYRGLAHAGRHVPRDFSVTGVVANRWAETVTPQLTAADVPAAEMGRLAVDLLVERLDHSDAPPRQHLLTPPISLRASTGPAGVPQT
- a CDS encoding sugar ABC transporter permease — encoded protein: MSQTTTRVPRPRTDSDGATPEAPRRPVSPQWAAWAFLAPVTLYLALFYAYPLYRNIDLSLRHYTVRSFVRGDAPFTGLANYRMVFDDPTFAPALTHTVVFTGVCLVFQYAIGLALAVFFHQNFRLSATLRALFLVPWLLPLIVSASTWSWMLNSDSGIVNAVLHAVGIGPVNWLTSPSWSLASVIIANIWIGVPFNLVVLYSGLQSIPTSLYEAAAIDGANAWQRFWSITFPLLRPVSAITLLLGLVYTLKVFDIIWIMTKGGPADSSTTFATWSYQLGFGNLLPAFGPGAAVGNLLVVAALVFGLIYVRVQRKQALS
- a CDS encoding LamG-like jellyroll fold domain-containing protein, with the protein product MALALGAGLLAAPAVSAHAAEAPGPAARYTFDQDDLASGKITDSSGNGLTASLVNGSTAQSVAGADGGRALALPGGAPTSDGAYVRLPREVVGDASDLTVSARVKWSGDKSSWQRIFDLGTDTSRYLFSTPYNGNGLFQTSVTTGGGGAENQVRGYAPLPADAWRTVTVTLDTTAGRLTTYLDGVAVSSAATAIKAKDLLGSSATAAGYIGKSLYPDPLLKGAVDDFAVWHSALSAEQVAGLVGTVPTLEDLSQTSFDVRTTDGTAPTLPATVRSTFSDGYDRDTPVVWEAVPPEKYAKPGTFTVAGTAAGRGVKANVTVVREGQLTVDLGSDTGAFHGGASGTLYGVYGPDVPTNNLIEGMGLRTVSTKAQDGPQHPGADALDVVKPLADSTDGDVYIYMTDIHRGFPYEWPGDTPAEKLRLYEEKIAGQVDQVLKLPKQYQDNIVFVPFNEPEGNMFGTGEWSYDKVSWLSDPKDYFAAWDSAYKLIKTRMPDARIAGPNTSILYDQVKGFLTHALAAGTLPDVITWHELSHPEAVRASVAKYRVWEKELFKGTDREGIELPVNINEYAFNYHTSVPGQMIQWVSAIEESKVDADIAYWNIDGNLSDSAVQSNRGNGQWWLLNSYASMSGHTVSVTPPFPGENYTMQGVATLDEKKKQARLLFGGSTGKGHITFAGVPKKLFGENVHAWVREIEWSGQVGDHSGPKLLTETNLKVADDGTVTVDFGDGTLPKLKESSAYEIVLSPAAKTGKAAKPQSPPVRWQGSYEAEDAAHTGSGYSKNGPEGSTSDVSKFYTSGGYDVGGLRTGSDVTLDFTVDVPEDGTYDLSVFANSLNTFDKVKEQGPTNVFLRVDGQAGSEQQLYLPLGYKWVVWDHTDTTVKLTKGRHTLTLAAKSLDGKRVTKGDAIVDRLTLALPAASATTQVYEGELAWLGGGAQTAYNVAGSGSGAARLAKGQTATFWVYSPADREATLKVDTLGGTGARLSVNGHDVLRLAKDRNRVAVSLSGGVNKVTLTGGSSTTLLDRLTVTPSKGALKARTYEAQDAVLAGSATLTPLSLATDGTAITGVGGDPGNGNTATFTVAADRAGLYALRIRYSNPEQSEATHYNPDPLARHADITVNGGETRRVGFPHSFHQNNFWELTVPVTLKKGQNTIAFRSEELPNFGGTSYASDTFPGVLLRSRYAPLIDRITVAPYSQER